Proteins found in one Allorhizobium pseudoryzae genomic segment:
- the trxB gene encoding thioredoxin-disulfide reductase, which produces MSARHAHVLIIGSGPAGYTAAIYAARAMLKPVLIAGMEQGGQLMITTDVENYPGFADPIQGPWLMEQMLKQAQHVGTEIVNDLVTEVQLSQRPFVIRTDSGQVWTADTLIIATGAKAKWLGIESEQHFQGFGVSACATCDGFFYRNKDVIVVGGGNSAVEEALYLSNIAKSVTVVHRRDSFRSEKILRERLFQRPNVEVLWNTEVAEITGTPAKPPMPPSVTGVRLRNTLNGTITERPIDGVFVAIGHVPATELFKGQVKLKENGYMWTAPDSTATDVPGVFAAGDVTDDTFRQAITAAGLGCMAALEAERFLAGIQPVAEAAE; this is translated from the coding sequence ATGTCTGCCCGCCATGCCCATGTTCTCATCATCGGCTCCGGCCCTGCCGGTTATACCGCCGCCATCTATGCCGCCCGTGCCATGCTGAAGCCGGTGCTGATCGCCGGCATGGAGCAGGGCGGCCAGCTGATGATCACCACCGATGTGGAAAACTACCCGGGCTTTGCCGATCCGATCCAGGGCCCCTGGCTGATGGAACAGATGCTGAAGCAGGCCCAGCATGTCGGCACGGAGATCGTCAACGATCTCGTCACCGAAGTGCAGCTGTCTCAGCGTCCCTTCGTCATCCGCACGGATTCCGGCCAGGTCTGGACCGCCGACACGCTGATCATCGCGACCGGCGCCAAGGCCAAGTGGCTCGGCATCGAGAGCGAACAGCATTTCCAGGGTTTCGGCGTCTCCGCCTGCGCCACCTGCGACGGCTTCTTCTATCGCAACAAGGACGTGATTGTGGTCGGCGGTGGCAATTCCGCCGTCGAGGAAGCGCTCTATCTGTCGAACATCGCGAAATCCGTCACGGTCGTGCATCGCCGCGATAGCTTCCGCTCGGAAAAGATCCTGCGGGAGCGCCTGTTCCAGCGCCCGAATGTCGAGGTGCTGTGGAATACGGAAGTCGCCGAAATCACCGGTACGCCCGCCAAGCCCCCGATGCCGCCGTCTGTCACCGGCGTCAGGCTGCGCAATACGCTGAACGGCACGATCACCGAACGGCCGATCGACGGCGTGTTTGTCGCGATCGGCCACGTGCCGGCCACCGAGCTCTTCAAGGGCCAGGTGAAGCTGAAGGAAAACGGCTACATGTGGACGGCGCCCGATTCGACGGCGACCGACGTGCCGGGTGTCTTCGCCGCCGGCGACGTCACCGACGACACCTTCCGCCAGGCCATCACCGCGGCCGGTCTGGGCTGCATGGCTGCCCTTGAGGCTGAACGATTCCTCGCGGGCATCCAGCCTGTTGCCGAGGCTGCGGAGTAA
- a CDS encoding Lrp/AsnC family transcriptional regulator — MLRAELDAIDIKILRELQRDGRMTNVELAERVGISAPPCLRRVRKLEEAGVIEGYAAILNGPKLGFDLVAFCLVGLKHQSEANLKAFAGLAQSWPIVREAWMVSGDSDFLLRCTAENLTSFQDFVIEVLAANEHVDTVKTMLTIRQVKKLGLVEV, encoded by the coding sequence GTGCTCCGAGCCGAACTCGACGCCATCGACATCAAGATTCTCCGAGAACTGCAGCGCGACGGCCGCATGACGAATGTGGAGCTCGCCGAACGCGTCGGCATTTCCGCGCCGCCTTGTCTGAGGCGCGTGCGCAAGCTGGAAGAGGCCGGGGTCATCGAGGGCTATGCGGCGATCCTCAACGGGCCGAAGCTCGGCTTCGATCTCGTCGCCTTCTGCCTGGTCGGTCTCAAGCACCAATCGGAAGCGAACCTGAAGGCCTTTGCCGGGCTGGCGCAGAGCTGGCCGATCGTGCGGGAAGCCTGGATGGTGTCGGGCGACAGCGATTTCCTGCTCCGCTGCACGGCGGAGAATCTCACGAGCTTCCAGGATTTCGTCATCGAGGTGCTGGCGGCCAACGAGCATGTCGATACGGTCAAGACCATGCTGACCATCCGCCAGGTGAAGAAGCTGGGTTTGGTGGAGGTGTGA
- a CDS encoding glycosyltransferase family 25 protein: MITYVINLDHKTDRMARMQALLDAAGLAVERVAGVNGRALSEAELAPWSACHPEGSRRLSAGEIGCLLSHREAWARIAASGEPGVVVEDDIHLAKAATRLLQDPAWLPANADLVKIETTGKSVQIGRERQSLGNGIELARLKSAHLGTAGYIATPKAAQHLLAKVRTCDRALDHILFDPASPLFAELTTYQTLPALCIQDQFLAKDRRLGLDGEIERAWALHRQKRSLGQKLEREIARLSQQAAFAWQGSPLNPISDRRNLRITLAPG; the protein is encoded by the coding sequence GTGATCACCTACGTCATCAACCTCGACCACAAAACCGACCGCATGGCGCGCATGCAGGCCCTGCTCGATGCCGCAGGCCTTGCCGTCGAGCGGGTGGCGGGCGTCAATGGAAGGGCGCTGTCCGAGGCGGAGCTTGCGCCCTGGTCCGCGTGTCATCCGGAGGGGTCGCGCAGACTCTCGGCCGGAGAAATCGGCTGCCTGCTCAGCCACCGCGAGGCCTGGGCCCGGATCGCTGCATCGGGAGAGCCGGGCGTGGTGGTCGAGGATGACATCCATCTGGCCAAAGCCGCGACAAGGCTGCTGCAGGACCCTGCCTGGCTGCCGGCAAATGCCGACCTCGTGAAGATCGAGACAACGGGAAAGAGCGTACAGATCGGCCGCGAGAGGCAGTCCCTCGGAAACGGCATCGAACTGGCGCGGCTGAAGAGCGCCCATCTCGGCACCGCCGGCTATATCGCGACGCCGAAGGCCGCGCAGCATCTGCTGGCGAAGGTCCGCACCTGCGACCGCGCGCTCGACCACATCCTGTTCGATCCCGCCTCGCCGCTGTTTGCCGAACTGACCACCTATCAGACCTTGCCGGCCCTCTGCATCCAGGACCAGTTCCTAGCGAAGGACCGGCGGCTTGGGCTGGACGGCGAAATCGAACGCGCCTGGGCGCTCCATCGGCAGAAGCGGTCGCTCGGTCAGAAACTGGAGCGGGAAATCGCCCGTCTTAGCCAGCAGGCCGCGTTTGCCTGGCAAGGCTCTCCGCTCAATCCGATCAGCGACCGGAGAAATCTCCGCATTACGCTGGCGCCGGGCTGA